The Xanthomonas rydalmerensis genomic interval GATGTTGGCCAACGGCGAATTCGGCGGCACGTCGGTGGCCGAGGTCATGAACCGGTCGCGCTTGGCGGCGACGGTGTTGAGCGTGTAGGCGCCGAGCGGCCTGGCCTTGCCGGCAAGCGCCTGCTTGAACCAGTACTGCTGAAACGGCAGCAGCCCGAGCGGATGCCCGATCTCGGTGCCGAAGCCGTGCACGTAGGAGGTACCCGGGCGCTGCCAGTCGGCGAACTCGATGCCGAGCTTGAAGCTGCCCTGGGTGTGGCGCACGAACTCGGCCTCGTTGATGCCGAGCAGGTTGTTGAAGGCCTTGATGTGCGGCACGGTGGCCTCGCCGACGCCGACGATGCCGATCTGCTCGGATTCGATCAAGGTGATGCGGTAGTCCGGACCCAGCACCCGCGCCAGCGCGGCAGCGGCCATCCAGCCGGCGGTACCGCCGCCGACGATGACCAGGTTGCGAAGAGGGGCGGCGTTCATGCGTGCGTGGTCCTGTACCGAAGAAAGGGGCGACCGCAAACGCGGACGGGGCCACCTGGCCCCGTCCGTTGAAACCCCACGCGCGCCGGTCGGGCACGCGCGTGGGTCATGCCGTGGATCAGAACTTGGCGCCGATCTCGAAGGTCACGGTGCGCGGCACGTACATGATGTCGCCGGTCTTGTTGATGCTGATGTTCGGATCGTACCGGCCATTGCTGCCGAAGTCGTTGTAGACGTACGTGTTGTAGTTCTTGAAGTTGAAGGCGTTGAGCAGGTTCACGCGCGCCGACAGCTTGAAGTCCTTGTACACGGTGAAGTCCTTCGACGCCTGGAAGTCGACCGTGCGATAGCCCCAGATCTTGCCGCCGACCAGGAACTTGCCATTGCCCGGCGGAATCGCCGCGACCTGCTGGCAGGTCGCACCATCGGGATCGGTCTTGCCATAGCACGCGATGGTGTTGATCGGTTCCGGGGTCGCCAGCACCACCTTGGCACCGAAGGTCATGCCCCACGGGCCGTCGATCGAGCCGGAGGCAACGAAGCGGTGGCCCGCCACGGCGTCGGACTTCACGAACGGATAGTCGTGGATGGTGGCCTTGTCGAAGCCGAAGGGCTCGTCGATGTTGCGGTTCTGACGCGCGTTGGTATGGGTGTAGGACAAGGTCAGGCCCCAGCCCGATTCCTTGGTGTAGGGCTTCTCCGCCGACAGCAGCACCTGGGTGGTCCGCTGTTCCAGGCCATTCATGCCGATGATGGTGTTCTTGTAGCCCGGCACCGGTTCGCCCCACGGCGCGCTACCGTTCTGGAAGTACGCGCCGTTCGGGTAGCGGTTGATCAACGACATGGCGAAACCGTCGTAGCTCAGGTTGCGCTGCACGGTCACGTCGGTCAGCCAGTCGCCGACCTGGTTGCTGATGCCGATGCTGTACTGATCGCTGTACGGGGTCTTGAGGTGGTTGTTGAACATGAACAGCTCGCCGCTGCCGCTGACGCCCGCGATGGCATTGAGATTGTCCATGCCGTTGAGGTACTTCGTATCCCACGGCACGCACACGCGATCGCTGCGGTAGCACTGGCCGGTGGCGGGGTTCTGGAAGAACACCGCGACAGGCGACAGCGCCGCCTTGCTGGTTTCGTACGCCATCTGCTCGAACAGGTTGCGGTCGTAGGACCGCCCGGCACCACCATGCAGCACGGCAGATTGGTCACCGAAGAAGTCGTAAGAGAAGCCCAGGCGCGGCTGCCACGCGTCCTTGAAGTTCTTGCGGTTGTGGCCGTTGCTGATGTAGTCGGCGGCGTTGACGCCGCTCGGCAACAGGCGGTTGGCCCAGGGCTGGCCCGGGTTGGCCGGATCGTCGGAATACAGCGCCTGCACAAACGCGGGCGAGGTGACGAAATCGGTGTAGGCCGGGTTGTCCTCATAATCCCAGCGCACGCCGATATTCAGCATCAGCTTGTCGTTGACCGCCCAGTCGTCCTGCAGGTAGATGCCGTACTGCTTGGCCTTGGTGGAGACGATCGCGCTCTGGCCCGGGGTGGCGTACGGCGAATAGAAGTCCACGCGATAGGGCGTGGAGGCCACACCGTTGGCGTCGACCGAGTAGCTGAACTGCGGGTTCAAGGACGCGGCGTCCTGCGCCGTCAGCTTGATGTCCTTGTAGTTCACGCCCATCTTGATGGTGTGGTCGCCGTGCCACTGGAAGCTGGTGAAGGTCAGGTCGTTCTGCAGCGACCAACCCTCTTGCTGACGCTTCTGCACGCTGGCGCCACCGGCCGGTCCGGTGGACAGGAAGTTGTACTCGCCGATGTTCGGATCGGTGTAATCCAGGTAGTTGTAGATGACGCCGTTGCCCGTGCTCATCGGCAAAGGATCGTTGCGGCCGTCCTCGCGGCTGACGATCAATTCGTTGTACCAGGCATCGGCGCTGTGCGCCCAACGCAGCGCAACACGCTTGTCCTTGTTGATCTTGTCCAGACCGTGATCGGTGGCGTTCTGCCCACCGACGTTGTCGGTCTGGGTTTCGTCACGGACTTGCGCACTCAGTTCAAAACGGTCGCGATCGGTCGGCTCGAAATCGATCTTGCCGAAGTACAGGTCTTCGGTGAACGGCAGGTTGGCCGCGCCGTACTGGCCGGACAGGTTCGCCGGCAGGAAACCGACATACGGCGCCGCCTTGGCATCCGGATAGATCGTGCGCGGCACGACGTTGTCCTTGCCTTCGTAGGCGAAGAAGAAGTGCATGCGGTCCTGCAGGATCGGGCCGCCGATCGCGAAGCCGTATTCCTTGGTCTGCGAGTCCACCTTCCTGCCGGTCGCTTCCTCCGCCGGGCTCTTGTCGCGCAGATCCTGGTCGGTATAGCGGTAGAACACCTCGCCGTGGAACTCATTGGTACCGGACTTGGTGGCCGCGGTGACCGCCGCGCCGCTCACCTGGCCGAACTCGGCCTTGTAGTTGGAGGTGATGACCTTGTACTCGCCGATCGCCAGCTGCGGGAACGGGTTGCCCTGGCTGTCGTTCTGGCCGGCGATGCCGCCCTTGGCCACGTAGCTCTTCTGGCTGACGCCGTCGATGTAGAGGTTGCCGGCGCTGCTGTTGGAGGCGCCACCGCGCAGCGTGGTGTGGCCCTGAGAATCGATCTGGAACACCATGCCCGGCACGGTGTCGGCGAACTCCAGGAAGTTGCGGGTGGCCTGCGGCAGCTGCTCGATCTGGTGCAGCGACACCACGTTGCCCACTTCCGAGGTCTTGACGTCCTTCAGCAACGGCGCGCTGACGGTGACGGTGTCCAGGGTGGTCGCGTTGCCGCCGGCGGCCGGGGTCGCGGCGTCGAGATCGACGGTGGACGAGGACGCCACCTGCAGGGTCACCGTCTTGGTGACGCCATTGGCCTCGACCTTGTAGGTGCCCGGCTGCAGGCCGACCACGGTATAGCTGCCATTGGCGGCGACCGGCGCGCGGCGCACCGAGCCGGTGGCGATGTTGGTGACGGTGACTTCGGTGCCGGCCTGG includes:
- a CDS encoding TonB-dependent receptor domain-containing protein, which gives rise to MKKPRSASNLPARSLLCCALATCLFATMPAMAQSSNATLRGQVAAAQAGTEVTVTNIATGSVRRAPVAANGSYTVVGLQPGTYKVEANGVTKTVTLQVASSSTVDLDAATPAAGGNATTLDTVTVSAPLLKDVKTSEVGNVVSLHQIEQLPQATRNFLEFADTVPGMVFQIDSQGHTTLRGGASNSSAGNLYIDGVSQKSYVAKGGIAGQNDSQGNPFPQLAIGEYKVITSNYKAEFGQVSGAAVTAATKSGTNEFHGEVFYRYTDQDLRDKSPAEEATGRKVDSQTKEYGFAIGGPILQDRMHFFFAYEGKDNVVPRTIYPDAKAAPYVGFLPANLSGQYGAANLPFTEDLYFGKIDFEPTDRDRFELSAQVRDETQTDNVGGQNATDHGLDKINKDKRVALRWAHSADAWYNELIVSREDGRNDPLPMSTGNGVIYNYLDYTDPNIGEYNFLSTGPAGGASVQKRQQEGWSLQNDLTFTSFQWHGDHTIKMGVNYKDIKLTAQDAASLNPQFSYSVDANGVASTPYRVDFYSPYATPGQSAIVSTKAKQYGIYLQDDWAVNDKLMLNIGVRWDYEDNPAYTDFVTSPAFVQALYSDDPANPGQPWANRLLPSGVNAADYISNGHNRKNFKDAWQPRLGFSYDFFGDQSAVLHGGAGRSYDRNLFEQMAYETSKAALSPVAVFFQNPATGQCYRSDRVCVPWDTKYLNGMDNLNAIAGVSGSGELFMFNNHLKTPYSDQYSIGISNQVGDWLTDVTVQRNLSYDGFAMSLINRYPNGAYFQNGSAPWGEPVPGYKNTIIGMNGLEQRTTQVLLSAEKPYTKESGWGLTLSYTHTNARQNRNIDEPFGFDKATIHDYPFVKSDAVAGHRFVASGSIDGPWGMTFGAKVVLATPEPINTIACYGKTDPDGATCQQVAAIPPGNGKFLVGGKIWGYRTVDFQASKDFTVYKDFKLSARVNLLNAFNFKNYNTYVYNDFGSNGRYDPNISINKTGDIMYVPRTVTFEIGAKF